The Daucus carota subsp. sativus chromosome 2, DH1 v3.0, whole genome shotgun sequence genome includes a window with the following:
- the LOC135150382 gene encoding uncharacterized protein LOC135150382, translating into MAANEYQNPTQRLHQGKVAGILDVDATSAIAAQLKALTMKVDSLVETPVLSSESDSGKIVVAADKTKINEEASKDSAEKSSPKTDIGAKQVYPPPPFPKRLQKHKLDKQFAKFFEVFKKLQINIPFAEALEQMPSYAKFMKGILSRKHKLEELETVALTEEFSAVLQQKLPPKLKVREVSQSRLADRSVTYPRGIVEDVLVKVDKLIFPANFVILDFEEDKKIPIILGRPFLATGRTLIDVQKGELTMRVQDQMVTFNVFNAIKLPSDEEECSFGN; encoded by the exons atggccgcaaatgaatatcagaatcctactcagcgtcttcatcagggaaAGGTAGCAGggattctggatgttgatgctacttcagccatagctgctcagcttaaggctcttactatgaaggtggattctttg gttgaaacacccgtgctctcatctgagtctgatagtggaaaaaTTGTTGTTGCAGCTGACAAGACtaaaatcaacgaggaagcaagcaaggattcaGCCGAGAAGTCTAGCCCGAAAACTGATATTGGGgccaagcaagtatatccacctccaccttttccgaagagacttcagaagcataagctcgacaaacaattcgccAAGTTTTTcgaggttttcaagaaattacaaatcaacataccgtttgcggaggctctagaacaaatgccgagttatgctaaattcatgaaaggtattctctCTCGAAAACACAAACTTGAGGAATTAgagactgtggctttgaccgaggagtttAGTGCTGTGTTGCAACAGAAATTGCCCCCGAAGCTAAAAgtccgggaagtttcacaatcccgt ctggctgatcgttcggtTACATACCCAAGGGGGATAGTTGAAGATGTGTTGGTAAAGGTAGATAAACTAATCTTCCCTGCTAATTTTGTCATTCTCGACTTTGAggaagataagaagattcccatcaTCTTGGGGAGACCATTCCTTGCGACGGGGCGGACTTTGATTGATGTTCAGAAGGGTGAactcacaatgagagttcaagatcagatggTCACTTTCAACGTGTTCAATGCCATAAAACTTCCATCAGATGAGGAGGAATGCTCATTCGGAAATTGA
- the LOC108226020 gene encoding uncharacterized protein LOC108226020, with amino-acid sequence MARTRGGYIVQCRRSSRLRAQSLSKFTNTPDNPVDLESEAQENMNTNSIREKRPLAKVYRHPDNKITKSTARRNIKNLSGNNFVDEVQEEEQNGDNLVDEQDAEQDNEQKSDEDMQENEEDSAQEETEQEDSAQEDDMDQEDSAEEEDNAQEDDEQDDIPNEIEEEKDDEQEEDET; translated from the exons ATGGCTAGAACTAGAGGAG GTTACATAGTTCAATGCAGAAGAAGTTCAAGACTTCGTGCACAAAGTTTGTCAAAGTTTACAAACACTCCAGATAATCCTGTAGATTTAGAATCCGAAGCTCAAGAAAACATGAATACCAACAGCATACGAGAGAAAAGACCACTTGCAAAAGTCTATCGACATCCAGATAACAAAATCACAAAGAGTACTGCTAGAAGGAATATCAAAAATCTTTCT GGAAATAATTTTGTTGATGAAGTACAAGAGGAGGAACAAAATGGTGATAATCTGGTGGATGAACAAGATGCAGAGCAAGATAATGAACAAAAAAGTGATGAAGATATGcaagaaaatgaagaagataGTGCACAAGAAGAAACTGAACAAGAAGACAGTGCACAAGAAGATGATATGGACCAAGAAGAtagtgcagaagaagaagataatgcACAAGAAGATGACGAACAAGACGATATACCAAACGaaattgaagaagaaaaagatgatgaacAAGAAGAGGATGAAACATAA